The window AAAGCTCCTCCCGATCTTGTCGGCGCTGGCCGAAAAGGCGACGGCGGAGAACCCGGCGTGAAGGCGATGATCCTCGCCGCGGGGCTTGGGACGCGCCTGCGCCCCCTCTCCCTCGAGATCCCGAAACCGGTCATCCCCGTGCTGGGTCAACCGCTGTGCGGCCACGCGATGGCCTTCCTCCGCGAGCACGGCGCGGAGTCGTTCCTCCTCAACCTCCACCATGGTCCGGAGACGGTCCGGGAGAAGGTGACGTCGTGGGCGGCGGACCGGTTCCCGGTGGAGTTCACACACGAGCCGGAGGTCCTCGGAACCGGAGGCGGGATCGGAAACGCAAGGGAGTACCTGCGCGGGGGGACGTTCGTGACCGCCAATTCCGACGCGGTCGCGCGGTTCCCGCTCGGGGAGGCCCTCGCGCGCCATCGTACCAACGGGGCGCTGGCCACCCTCGTCCTCTTTCCCGACCGACGGAAGCGGTACACCCCCGTGCGCGTGCGGGACGACGGGCGGATCGCGGGGTTCGGCAGCGCCTCCCCCGCCGG of the Deltaproteobacteria bacterium genome contains:
- a CDS encoding NDP-sugar synthase gives rise to the protein MILAAGLGTRLRPLSLEIPKPVIPVLGQPLCGHAMAFLREHGAESFLLNLHHGPETVREKVTSWAADRFPVEFTHEPEVLGTGGGIGNAREYLRGGTFVTANSDAVARFPLGEALARHRTNGALATLVLFPDRRKRYTPVRVRDDGRIAGFGSASPAGAFEGFYTGYLIAEPELLDRIPRGRPSCIVRDTLAPLIATGAPIYAFMTEGNFLDFGTPEDYLRGTLALLAE